Proteins encoded in a region of the Leifsonia sp. PS1209 genome:
- a CDS encoding sugar ABC transporter permease produces the protein MTGMYASATREAASQLGDAELSAPSRVKSRRFRREGRAGYLFLAPSLLFFLVFLILPSFFAIFLSLSQWGGYDLTQIKFIGVENYSDILNFNSTFLSPILVNTFVFAALSVILAVAGSLLVAQCIERLRFQGFWRFLYFLPVVATVVAIGNVWKMMYQPSGLINGLLNALHINSIGFLSDPKIALPSVAVVQAWASIGAAVLILTAGIKSIDRTVYEAAEIDGANSWQTFWGITLPLLRPSLVFVFITQVIAGLQSFALIIVMTKDGGPVNSTNVAAFEMYQQAFKFGAWGTASAMAMVLFVIIFIITLIQLWVSRRSGDDD, from the coding sequence ATGACTGGAATGTACGCGAGCGCGACGCGCGAAGCGGCGAGCCAACTGGGCGACGCGGAGCTCTCTGCGCCGTCCAGGGTGAAATCCCGGAGGTTCAGGAGGGAGGGCAGGGCCGGCTACCTGTTCCTGGCGCCGTCGCTGCTGTTCTTCCTCGTCTTCCTGATCCTGCCGTCGTTCTTCGCGATCTTCCTCTCCCTCTCGCAGTGGGGAGGGTACGACCTCACCCAGATCAAATTCATCGGGGTGGAGAACTACTCCGACATCCTCAACTTCAACAGCACGTTCCTGTCGCCGATCCTGGTCAACACGTTCGTCTTCGCCGCACTGTCCGTGATCCTCGCCGTCGCCGGTTCGCTCCTCGTCGCCCAGTGCATCGAGCGCCTCCGCTTCCAGGGTTTCTGGCGGTTCCTCTACTTCCTCCCCGTGGTCGCCACCGTGGTCGCGATCGGCAACGTGTGGAAGATGATGTACCAGCCCTCCGGCCTCATCAACGGCCTGCTGAACGCGCTGCACATCAACTCGATCGGCTTCCTCTCCGACCCGAAGATCGCACTGCCCTCCGTCGCCGTCGTGCAGGCGTGGGCGTCCATCGGCGCCGCGGTGCTCATCCTGACCGCTGGAATCAAGTCGATCGACCGCACGGTGTACGAGGCTGCCGAGATCGACGGCGCCAACAGCTGGCAGACGTTCTGGGGGATCACGCTCCCGCTGCTGCGGCCGTCGCTGGTGTTCGTCTTCATCACCCAGGTGATCGCCGGACTGCAGTCGTTCGCGCTCATCATCGTGATGACGAAGGACGGCGGGCCGGTCAACTCCACGAACGTCGCGGCGTTCGAGATGTACCAGCAGGCCTTCAAGTTCGGTGCGTGGGGCACAGCGAGCGCGATGGCGATGGTGCTGTTCGTGATCATCTTCATCATCACCCTGATCCAGCTCTGGGTCAGCCGACGTTCAGGAGACGACGACTGA
- a CDS encoding response regulator transcription factor, producing the protein MSIRVLLADDQELVRAGFRIILQSDDAIEVVGEAGDGQTAVRLCEELQPDVICMDVQMPGMDGLEATRQIVARPDLAASVLVLTTFNRDDYLFTALQAGASGFLLKNSSPEELVNAVHVLARGDALLSPDVTRQVISRFSDGQAGALAGGATTATGTAVDDLTDREREVLGLLAGGLSNAEIAARLYLGEATVKTHVSKVLLKLGLRDRIQAVIFAYENGLAGR; encoded by the coding sequence GTGAGCATCCGGGTACTGCTCGCCGACGACCAGGAACTCGTCCGCGCCGGATTCCGGATCATCCTGCAGTCGGACGACGCGATCGAGGTGGTCGGAGAGGCGGGCGACGGCCAGACCGCCGTGCGGCTCTGCGAGGAACTGCAGCCGGACGTGATCTGCATGGACGTGCAGATGCCCGGCATGGACGGGCTCGAGGCGACCAGGCAGATCGTCGCCAGGCCCGACCTCGCCGCCAGCGTGCTCGTGCTCACCACGTTCAACCGCGACGACTACCTCTTCACCGCACTGCAGGCGGGCGCGAGCGGGTTCCTGCTGAAGAACTCGTCGCCGGAGGAGCTGGTCAACGCGGTGCACGTCCTCGCCAGAGGGGATGCGCTGCTGTCTCCGGATGTGACCCGCCAGGTGATCAGCCGGTTCAGCGATGGGCAGGCGGGAGCGCTGGCGGGTGGTGCGACAACCGCCACCGGCACCGCGGTCGACGACCTCACCGACCGCGAGCGCGAAGTACTCGGCCTCCTCGCCGGCGGCCTGTCCAACGCGGAGATCGCCGCGCGGCTCTACCTCGGCGAGGCCACCGTGAAGACGCACGTCTCGAAAGTGCTGCTCAAGCTGGGGCTGCGCGACCGCATCCAGGCGGTCATCTTCGCCTACGAGAACGGGCTCGCCGGGCGCTGA
- a CDS encoding histidine kinase, which yields MTSASPRLLAAPASEWHRPAPDARGRRADVVLAVVLTAAMIGSVFLYQRTGMYGSSEAWVSIVWAVASGAPLAVRRRWPEAVAICSAVAFWWGGEFRVGEYLFSNIALFIAVYTLGAWGRRRTLATVLRLAIIAAMFVWLFWNLIVTAGISSVVPELSREGTLSPYVAFGLIQIIINLLYFGGAYYFGDAAFRSARARHELETLTLELAEERERTQQQAIALERVRIARELHDVVAHHVSVMGVQAGAARLVLDRDPAAARSSLLNVESSARTAVDELRLLLGALRDDQAAPAGDAATTHGVDQLGELVDDAVCAGLPTRLHVIGSRRAVPATIGLCVYRVAQEALTNTRKHGGAGATAELRLRYTDDSLEVEASDTGLGAGRSATASGAGMGHLGMRERVASVGGSIEIGPRSRGGYLVRARFPLAAEVTR from the coding sequence ATGACCAGCGCATCACCACGACTGCTGGCCGCGCCGGCGAGCGAGTGGCACCGTCCAGCCCCGGATGCCCGTGGCCGGCGAGCGGACGTCGTGCTCGCCGTCGTCCTGACCGCCGCGATGATCGGCTCGGTGTTCCTCTACCAGCGCACCGGGATGTACGGCAGTTCGGAAGCGTGGGTGAGCATCGTCTGGGCCGTCGCGAGCGGGGCGCCGCTGGCCGTGCGGCGGCGCTGGCCGGAGGCGGTCGCGATCTGCTCCGCCGTCGCGTTCTGGTGGGGAGGCGAGTTCCGGGTCGGCGAGTACCTGTTCTCGAACATCGCCCTGTTCATCGCCGTCTACACGCTCGGCGCGTGGGGTCGCAGGCGCACCCTGGCGACGGTGCTGCGACTCGCGATCATCGCCGCGATGTTCGTCTGGCTGTTCTGGAACCTGATCGTCACCGCCGGGATCAGCTCGGTGGTCCCGGAGCTGTCGCGCGAGGGGACACTCTCCCCGTACGTCGCGTTCGGTCTCATCCAGATCATCATCAACCTGCTCTATTTCGGCGGCGCGTACTACTTCGGCGACGCCGCATTCCGGTCGGCGCGTGCGAGGCACGAGCTGGAGACGCTGACACTCGAACTGGCGGAGGAGCGCGAGCGCACCCAGCAGCAGGCCATCGCGCTCGAACGGGTGCGGATCGCCCGCGAGCTGCACGACGTCGTCGCGCATCACGTATCGGTGATGGGGGTGCAGGCGGGAGCAGCGCGGCTCGTGCTCGACCGCGACCCCGCCGCCGCCCGCTCCTCGCTGCTGAACGTCGAGTCGAGTGCGCGCACCGCCGTCGACGAGCTGCGGCTGCTGCTCGGCGCCCTGCGCGATGACCAGGCGGCGCCCGCAGGCGACGCGGCGACGACGCACGGCGTGGACCAGCTGGGCGAACTGGTCGACGACGCCGTCTGCGCCGGCCTGCCCACCCGGCTGCACGTCATCGGCAGCCGCAGGGCGGTGCCGGCGACCATCGGGCTCTGTGTGTACCGCGTCGCGCAGGAGGCGCTCACCAACACCCGGAAGCACGGCGGGGCGGGGGCGACCGCCGAGCTGCGGCTCCGATACACCGACGACAGCCTCGAAGTGGAGGCGTCGGACACCGGGCTCGGCGCAGGACGCTCCGCCACCGCATCCGGGGCCGGGATGGGGCACCTCGGGATGCGCGAACGGGTCGCGTCCGTCGGAGGGAGCATCGAGATCGGTCCGCGCAGCCGCGGCGGATACCTCGTCCGCGCGCGCTTCCCGCTCGCTGCGGAGGTGACGAGGTGA
- a CDS encoding DUF1343 domain-containing protein, translating into MTTQRARTGVEIAAEDPGLLGGRRIGLLTNFTGTTPDLGRTVDALVEAGAPVTALFGPEHGLNGSVQAGETETSTHDARTDLPIIETYLKSGEELDRLIEDSGVDTVVFDMQDLGVRYYTYIWSLYDCLRSAARTGVRFVVLDRPNPLGGGVLSGPGIDVSGFGSFVGRSDVHQRHGLTAGELARLFNTRDLPADGLSADLDVIRMEGWDASADFDATGLPWVPPSPNMPTLDTAYAFTGTGIFEGTNVSEGRGTTRPFEMLGAPYIDGRLAARLRDARIPGVLFRELWYSPTFHKYAGETVRGVQLHIVDRSAFDPVSTGLAILDAVAELYPDDFRFLEPGQRVESGEHGYAVDRLWGSSALRDAVHAGEPAAALNPGVVPVQDVYGDDVLLYSRVSSV; encoded by the coding sequence ATGACAACCCAGCGCGCCCGCACCGGCGTCGAGATCGCCGCGGAGGATCCCGGACTGCTCGGCGGCAGGCGGATCGGCCTGCTCACCAACTTCACCGGCACGACACCCGACCTCGGCCGCACGGTCGACGCCCTGGTGGAGGCCGGTGCTCCGGTCACGGCGCTGTTCGGGCCGGAGCACGGGCTCAACGGTTCTGTGCAGGCCGGCGAGACCGAGACGAGCACACACGACGCCCGCACCGACCTGCCGATCATCGAGACGTATCTGAAGTCGGGCGAGGAACTCGATCGCCTGATCGAGGACTCCGGCGTCGACACCGTCGTGTTCGACATGCAGGACCTCGGAGTGCGCTACTACACGTACATCTGGTCGCTCTACGACTGCCTGCGGAGTGCAGCGCGCACCGGCGTGCGGTTCGTGGTCCTCGACCGCCCGAACCCGCTCGGTGGAGGCGTGCTCTCCGGACCGGGGATCGACGTCTCCGGGTTCGGCAGTTTCGTCGGGCGAAGCGACGTGCACCAGCGCCACGGGCTCACCGCCGGCGAGCTGGCGCGGCTGTTCAACACCAGGGATCTGCCCGCCGACGGTCTCTCCGCCGACCTCGACGTCATCCGGATGGAGGGCTGGGACGCATCGGCGGACTTCGACGCCACGGGGCTGCCCTGGGTGCCGCCATCTCCGAACATGCCGACGCTGGATACCGCGTACGCCTTCACGGGGACCGGCATCTTCGAGGGGACGAACGTCAGCGAGGGCAGGGGCACGACGCGGCCCTTCGAAATGCTCGGGGCGCCGTACATCGATGGCCGGCTCGCCGCGCGGTTGCGGGATGCTCGCATCCCGGGAGTGCTGTTCCGCGAGCTCTGGTATTCGCCGACGTTCCACAAGTATGCGGGGGAGACCGTGCGGGGGGTTCAGCTGCACATCGTCGATCGCAGCGCCTTCGATCCCGTGTCGACCGGCCTCGCGATCCTGGACGCCGTTGCGGAGCTCTACCCGGACGATTTCCGGTTCCTGGAGCCCGGCCAGCGGGTGGAGTCCGGCGAGCACGGGTACGCGGTCGACCGCCTCTGGGGCTCGTCCGCGCTGCGTGATGCCGTCCACGCCGGTGAGCCGGCGGCAGCCCTGAATCCGGGCGTCGTGCCCGTCCAGGACGTCTACGGCGACGATGTCCTGCTCTATTCGCGCGTTTCGTCCGTGTAA
- a CDS encoding MurR/RpiR family transcriptional regulator has product MSIQTNIQAHVESFPPTMRRVADAILERPQIVVENTITELARACNTSEASIVRFCQSLGLTGYPQLKLQLAAELGKESAEFGSTGSGTYGADISPSDTLAEMVSKIASSEILGIRETADSIDIAVLERVVRKVERAKRVVVFGVGASNAGAQDLAQKLLRIGHIALAFTDAHDALVSAALIGAGDVAIGFSHNGKTKETNAFLRGAHNGGAYTVAITNVPDSPLSEHADDVLRTAVRETTFRSGAMASRIAQLTLVDYIFVGVARGRYDRTVQALKSTYEIVRELREEN; this is encoded by the coding sequence GTGAGCATCCAGACCAACATCCAGGCGCACGTCGAATCGTTCCCGCCCACCATGCGCCGCGTCGCCGACGCGATCCTCGAGCGGCCGCAGATCGTCGTGGAGAACACGATCACCGAACTCGCCAGGGCGTGCAACACGTCCGAGGCGTCGATCGTGCGCTTCTGCCAGTCGCTCGGCCTCACCGGCTACCCGCAGCTCAAACTGCAGCTCGCGGCGGAACTGGGCAAGGAGTCCGCGGAGTTCGGCAGCACAGGCTCCGGCACATACGGCGCGGACATCAGCCCGTCCGACACGCTCGCCGAGATGGTGTCGAAGATCGCCAGCAGCGAGATCCTCGGCATCAGGGAGACGGCGGACAGCATCGACATCGCGGTGCTCGAGCGAGTGGTCCGCAAGGTCGAGCGCGCCAAGCGCGTGGTCGTCTTCGGCGTCGGGGCGAGCAACGCGGGCGCACAGGACCTCGCGCAGAAACTGCTGCGCATCGGGCACATCGCGCTTGCTTTCACCGACGCGCACGACGCACTCGTGTCCGCCGCGCTGATCGGAGCGGGGGATGTGGCGATCGGCTTCTCGCACAACGGCAAGACCAAGGAGACCAACGCCTTCCTGCGTGGCGCCCACAACGGTGGGGCGTACACCGTCGCCATCACCAACGTCCCCGATTCGCCGCTCTCCGAGCACGCGGACGACGTGCTGCGCACCGCGGTGCGCGAGACCACGTTCCGCTCCGGCGCCATGGCGAGCAGGATCGCGCAGCTCACGCTCGTCGACTACATCTTCGTCGGCGTCGCCCGCGGCCGGTACGACCGCACCGTGCAGGCGCTGAAGAGCACATACGAAATCGTCAGAGAACTCCGAGAAGAAAACTGA
- a CDS encoding extracellular solute-binding protein: MRTALFGRRGRIAKAALVVGAAALALSACSGTGSSGSDDGKVTLTFLSHYGQDPMKSGMTKMIDEWNSSHPDIQVKQQTVNFDDLLTTLNVRQTGGKGADIMSSYSLWGGQLAANGVLDKPSAEVAKDIKDNYSEAAAASVTGANQVFGYPTEFNTYVLYYNKKILADAGYDKPPATWDELKEIANKTTKKDGSGNYQVVGLSLIQDGDNQTAHPFLSLLDSAGGKFLEPNGDSALNGKAKETMQLEADLAKSGATTTSIMPTKTFPTNGVAMAIQAGWWIGSLKTQMKDEYSNVGTAPVPGPEAGDKGSLAYSFFTGVNSGSKHKKEAWEFLTWLNSNKNKEGVTEMGDFLATNGLIPPRKADADILGPKLQAEDANLTPIYDAASYAMAESNAANAYKAKTSLHNALNEILVNHAPVDQTFKNLTAEIDRK, from the coding sequence ATGAGAACAGCACTGTTCGGCCGCAGAGGCCGAATCGCCAAGGCGGCACTCGTCGTCGGGGCGGCAGCGCTCGCGCTGTCCGCCTGCAGCGGTACCGGTTCGTCGGGAAGCGACGACGGCAAAGTCACGCTCACCTTCCTGAGCCACTACGGTCAGGACCCCATGAAGAGCGGCATGACCAAGATGATCGACGAGTGGAACTCGTCCCACCCGGACATCCAGGTCAAGCAGCAGACGGTCAACTTCGACGACCTCCTCACCACGCTCAACGTGCGTCAGACCGGCGGCAAGGGTGCCGACATCATGAGCTCGTACTCCCTCTGGGGTGGCCAGCTCGCCGCGAACGGTGTGCTCGACAAGCCGTCCGCCGAGGTCGCGAAGGACATCAAGGACAACTACAGCGAGGCCGCTGCGGCATCCGTCACCGGTGCGAACCAGGTGTTCGGATATCCGACGGAGTTCAACACGTACGTCCTGTATTACAACAAGAAGATCCTCGCCGACGCCGGGTACGACAAGCCGCCTGCCACCTGGGATGAGCTCAAGGAGATCGCGAACAAGACCACCAAGAAGGACGGCTCCGGCAACTATCAGGTGGTCGGGCTCTCCCTCATCCAGGACGGCGACAACCAGACCGCCCACCCGTTCCTTTCGTTGCTCGATTCGGCGGGCGGCAAATTCCTCGAGCCGAACGGCGACTCAGCGCTGAACGGCAAGGCCAAGGAGACGATGCAGCTCGAGGCCGACCTGGCCAAGTCCGGGGCGACGACCACGTCGATCATGCCGACGAAGACCTTCCCGACCAACGGCGTCGCCATGGCGATCCAGGCCGGCTGGTGGATCGGCAGCCTGAAGACGCAGATGAAGGACGAGTACTCCAACGTCGGCACCGCTCCCGTTCCCGGCCCGGAAGCAGGGGACAAGGGCTCGCTCGCGTACTCCTTCTTCACCGGGGTGAACTCGGGCAGCAAGCACAAGAAGGAGGCCTGGGAGTTCCTCACCTGGCTGAACTCCAACAAGAACAAGGAGGGCGTCACCGAAATGGGTGACTTCCTGGCGACGAACGGCCTCATCCCGCCGCGCAAGGCCGACGCCGACATCCTCGGCCCGAAGCTGCAGGCAGAGGATGCGAACCTCACGCCGATCTACGACGCGGCGAGCTACGCGATGGCCGAGTCCAACGCCGCCAACGCGTACAAGGCGAAGACCTCGCTGCACAACGCACTCAACGAGATTCTTGTGAATCACGCTCCCGTCGATCAGACCTTCAAGAACCTGACCGCCGAGATCGACCGCAAGTAG
- the murQ gene encoding N-acetylmuramic acid 6-phosphate etherase — MSDILNRARGPHDLLLAELSTLTTEAIVEDGRDLDMLSTAGLVELMNEHDESVPPAVAVVLPTIAAAIDDIAARMRDGGRLIYIGAGTPGRLGIVDASECPPTFNVDPSLVVGIIAGGDGAIRTAVENAEDDPQGGADALSGIALTEMDVVVGISASGRTPYVVGALEYAAEIGALTVAIACNSNSTIGRVADHAIEVVVGPELIAGSTRLKAGTAQKLVLNMISTIAMIRLGKTYGNIMVDLRATNEKLRARAERTVMLVTDCTPAEAAETLAQSDGSVKIAILMLLRGLSADAARASMATAPSLRAALGAA, encoded by the coding sequence GTGTCTGACATCCTCAACAGAGCGCGAGGTCCCCACGACCTCCTCCTCGCCGAGCTCTCCACGCTCACGACAGAAGCGATCGTGGAAGACGGACGCGACCTCGACATGCTCAGCACAGCGGGGCTGGTCGAGCTGATGAACGAGCACGACGAGAGCGTCCCTCCCGCGGTCGCCGTGGTGCTGCCGACCATCGCAGCGGCCATCGACGACATCGCCGCCCGGATGCGCGACGGCGGTCGCCTCATCTACATCGGAGCCGGCACCCCAGGACGGCTCGGCATCGTGGACGCCAGCGAGTGCCCCCCGACGTTCAACGTCGACCCCTCACTGGTGGTCGGGATCATTGCGGGAGGGGACGGCGCGATCCGGACCGCGGTGGAGAACGCCGAGGACGACCCGCAGGGCGGGGCGGACGCTCTCAGCGGCATCGCACTCACGGAGATGGATGTCGTGGTCGGGATCTCCGCATCCGGTCGCACCCCGTATGTGGTCGGCGCGCTGGAGTACGCGGCGGAGATCGGCGCGCTCACCGTCGCGATCGCCTGCAACAGCAACTCCACCATCGGACGCGTCGCCGACCACGCCATCGAGGTCGTCGTCGGCCCCGAGCTGATCGCGGGCTCCACGAGGCTCAAGGCGGGCACGGCGCAGAAGCTCGTGCTCAACATGATCTCCACCATCGCGATGATCAGGCTCGGCAAGACGTACGGCAACATCATGGTCGACCTCCGTGCCACCAACGAGAAGCTGCGTGCGCGCGCCGAGCGCACTGTCATGCTCGTCACCGATTGCACCCCGGCGGAGGCGGCGGAGACGCTGGCCCAGAGCGACGGCTCGGTGAAGATCGCCATTCTCATGCTGCTGCGCGGCCTCAGTGCTGACGCCGCGCGCGCGTCGATGGCGACAGCGCCGAGTCTCAGGGCCGCCCTCGGCGCCGCCTGA
- a CDS encoding GNAT family N-acetyltransferase — translation MQQSTSTATIRPFQSGDGPQIAQAWTAAASADGITYDRFRDMFLLDRNFDASGLLVAEADGEIVGAAYGVHRRIAADGADLEPDSGWVPFFFVTPGHRNQGLGAALVGGVMEWLASKGAKTAYFSSYTPNYFLPGLDAARYPDAARLLAKLGFTTQYESVAMDRTLNDYELPERIREKVASLSADGWTFGSPTGDDLVDLIDIAGSRFNPDWSRGIREGVLGGQPLERIISVRNPEGVMLGWAMHGTYENVLERFGPFGVLPESRGTGLGEILLHLTLERMRALGAHSAWFLWTEETSAAGYLYAKTGFTVTRTFAILHAPLAA, via the coding sequence ATGCAGCAGTCCACGTCCACCGCGACGATCCGACCCTTCCAGAGCGGCGACGGCCCCCAGATCGCCCAGGCCTGGACGGCCGCTGCGTCGGCCGACGGAATCACATACGACCGGTTCCGCGACATGTTCCTGCTCGACCGCAACTTCGACGCATCCGGCCTCCTGGTGGCCGAGGCGGACGGCGAGATCGTCGGAGCCGCATACGGGGTGCACCGCCGGATCGCCGCCGACGGAGCCGACCTCGAGCCGGACTCCGGCTGGGTGCCGTTCTTCTTCGTCACCCCGGGCCACCGCAACCAGGGACTCGGAGCCGCACTGGTCGGCGGCGTCATGGAGTGGCTGGCGAGCAAGGGCGCGAAGACCGCGTACTTCTCCTCGTACACGCCGAACTACTTCCTCCCCGGCCTCGACGCCGCCCGCTATCCGGACGCCGCCAGGCTGCTCGCCAAGCTCGGCTTCACCACCCAGTACGAGTCCGTCGCAATGGACAGGACGCTCAACGACTACGAACTCCCGGAGCGCATCCGGGAGAAGGTCGCGTCCCTCAGCGCGGACGGCTGGACGTTCGGCTCGCCGACCGGGGACGACCTCGTCGACCTGATCGACATCGCCGGCTCCCGGTTCAACCCCGACTGGTCGCGCGGCATCCGGGAGGGCGTGCTCGGCGGCCAGCCGCTCGAACGCATCATCTCCGTGCGCAACCCGGAGGGCGTGATGCTCGGCTGGGCGATGCACGGCACGTACGAGAACGTGCTCGAACGCTTCGGGCCGTTCGGCGTGCTGCCGGAGAGCCGCGGGACAGGCCTCGGCGAGATCCTCCTGCACCTGACCCTCGAACGGATGCGCGCACTCGGCGCCCACAGCGCCTGGTTCCTCTGGACAGAGGAGACCTCGGCGGCAGGGTACCTGTACGCCAAGACCGGTTTCACCGTAACTCGCACCTTCGCGATCCTGCACGCGCCGCTCGCTGCCTGA
- a CDS encoding ATP-binding cassette domain-containing protein translates to MLQIQNVEKRYGDRLVLRDVNFTVPRARMTGFVGGNGAGKTTTMRIILGVLASDGGTVLLDGQPLTADDRRRFGYMPEERGLYPKMKVAEQLVYLARLHGLSAAAASRNTDALLDRLGLGERSGDLVESLSLGNQQRAQIAAALVHDPEVLVLDEPFSGLDPLAVDVVVGVLRDYAASGAPVLFSSHQLDIVERLCDELVIIADGEVKVSGGTDELRREHGGGRYELLVSGDAGWLRGLDGVTVLDFDGGYALFESDDATAQAVLKRATADGGVVSFGPQNPSLAQIFREAIGK, encoded by the coding sequence ATGCTGCAGATCCAGAACGTCGAGAAGCGCTACGGGGACCGCCTCGTGCTGCGCGACGTGAACTTCACGGTGCCGCGAGCGCGCATGACCGGCTTCGTCGGAGGCAACGGCGCGGGCAAGACCACGACCATGCGCATCATCCTCGGCGTGCTCGCCTCGGACGGCGGCACGGTGCTGCTCGACGGCCAGCCGCTCACCGCGGACGACCGCCGCCGCTTCGGCTACATGCCGGAGGAGCGCGGCCTCTACCCGAAGATGAAGGTCGCAGAGCAGCTCGTCTACCTGGCGCGGCTGCACGGCCTCAGCGCCGCTGCCGCCTCCCGCAACACCGACGCGCTGCTCGACAGGCTCGGCCTCGGCGAGCGCTCCGGCGACCTGGTGGAGAGCCTCAGCCTCGGCAACCAGCAGCGGGCGCAGATCGCCGCCGCCCTCGTGCACGACCCCGAGGTGCTGGTGCTGGACGAGCCGTTCTCCGGCCTCGACCCCCTGGCGGTGGATGTGGTGGTCGGCGTGCTCCGCGACTACGCGGCCTCCGGTGCTCCCGTGCTGTTCAGCTCGCACCAGCTCGACATCGTCGAGCGGCTCTGCGACGAGCTCGTGATCATCGCGGACGGCGAGGTCAAGGTCTCCGGCGGAACGGATGAGCTGCGGCGCGAGCACGGCGGCGGACGCTACGAGCTGCTCGTCTCCGGGGACGCGGGCTGGCTCCGCGGCCTCGACGGCGTCACCGTGCTCGACTTCGACGGCGGATACGCGCTGTTCGAGTCCGACGACGCGACGGCGCAGGCCGTGCTCAAGCGGGCGACGGCCGACGGCGGCGTGGTCAGCTTCGGACCCCAGAACCCCTCCCTTGCACAGATCTTCCGAGAGGCCATCGGCAAATGA
- a CDS encoding BadF/BadG/BcrA/BcrD ATPase family protein codes for MSTEAVRSHIAVDLGKTNCRVRLDAGRASTEVRGHGFPGLAAEGGAELAIAAIAPLVASLGAEQLARVTGLAIGAAGADSDRDAARRAAERARELWGFGVAIASDVLTAHIGAFDGAAGTVLIAGTGAVAFEVGDDGSARRSDGWGPWLGDEGSGRWIGQAGLVAALRAADGRGPRTALEEDAASIAGDLVGLPRAIMGGGDVARALASFAPVVLANARGGDQVAQGIVDAAIDHLAAAAASVATAGSPVSVIGGLTDDPEFLRRLLDELGRRHLSPRRPSGSSLDGAAILAARRDLPHERYAIRV; via the coding sequence GTGAGCACAGAAGCCGTACGCAGCCACATTGCGGTCGATCTCGGCAAGACCAATTGCCGGGTGCGGCTCGACGCCGGGCGCGCATCCACCGAGGTCCGCGGCCACGGGTTCCCCGGACTCGCTGCCGAAGGGGGCGCCGAGCTGGCCATCGCGGCCATCGCCCCCCTCGTCGCGTCGCTGGGCGCGGAGCAGCTGGCTCGCGTCACCGGACTCGCCATCGGTGCAGCGGGCGCCGACTCCGACAGGGATGCCGCTCGCCGGGCCGCCGAGCGCGCTCGCGAACTGTGGGGCTTCGGCGTCGCCATCGCCTCCGACGTGCTCACCGCGCACATCGGCGCGTTCGACGGAGCAGCGGGGACGGTCCTCATCGCCGGGACGGGCGCGGTGGCCTTCGAGGTCGGAGACGACGGCAGTGCGCGGCGCTCGGACGGCTGGGGCCCGTGGCTCGGCGACGAGGGCAGCGGTCGCTGGATCGGCCAGGCCGGCCTCGTCGCGGCGCTCAGGGCGGCGGACGGCCGCGGGCCGCGCACGGCGCTCGAAGAGGACGCAGCCTCCATCGCCGGGGACCTCGTCGGCCTTCCGCGCGCGATCATGGGCGGCGGCGATGTCGCACGAGCGCTCGCCTCCTTCGCCCCCGTCGTCCTTGCGAACGCGCGAGGTGGCGACCAGGTGGCGCAGGGCATCGTCGATGCCGCCATCGACCACCTCGCCGCAGCGGCGGCCTCCGTCGCCACCGCCGGTTCACCTGTCTCCGTGATCGGCGGGCTCACCGACGACCCCGAGTTCCTGCGGAGGCTGCTCGACGAGCTGGGCCGCCGCCACCTGTCCCCGCGCCGCCCCTCCGGATCGTCGCTGGACGGAGCGGCGATCCTCGCCGCCCGCCGTGACCTTCCCCACGAAAGGTATGCCATCCGTGTCTGA
- a CDS encoding N-acetyltransferase, with product MIRPYAPGDGASLSRVCLLTGDSGGDATGKYADDGLLADIFLLPYLELEPEHAHVLDIGGRAVGYIVATPDSVVFAERYRREWLPRFAAAHPLVDPPTTPTESLALVGHSTSHLIGPDHELFPAHLHIDLLPVAQGQGWGRRLMATLLRQLADAGVPGVQLGVGERNTGAQAFYRRLGFAPLPSTPDDGLRLGIRTGAASPARRIRRRASIASVGG from the coding sequence GTGATCCGGCCGTATGCCCCGGGCGATGGGGCGTCCCTGTCCAGAGTCTGCCTCCTGACGGGTGACTCCGGCGGTGACGCCACGGGGAAGTACGCCGACGACGGACTGCTCGCCGACATCTTCCTCCTGCCGTACCTCGAGCTCGAACCGGAGCACGCGCACGTCCTCGACATCGGCGGCCGGGCGGTGGGGTACATCGTCGCGACCCCGGACAGCGTGGTCTTCGCCGAGCGGTACCGCCGCGAGTGGCTCCCACGGTTCGCGGCCGCTCATCCACTGGTCGACCCGCCGACCACGCCGACCGAGAGCCTCGCGCTGGTCGGCCACTCCACCTCGCACCTGATCGGCCCGGACCACGAGCTGTTCCCCGCCCACCTGCACATCGACCTCCTGCCGGTGGCACAGGGACAGGGCTGGGGGCGCAGGCTGATGGCCACGCTTCTGCGCCAGCTGGCGGATGCGGGCGTCCCCGGTGTGCAGCTCGGGGTCGGCGAGCGCAACACCGGGGCGCAGGCCTTCTATCGGCGGCTCGGGTTCGCGCCGTTGCCTTCGACCCCCGACGACGGGCTGCGGCTGGGCATCCGGACCGGCGCCGCCTCCCCCGCACGACGGATCCGCCGCCGCGCATCCATCGCTAGCGTTGGAGGATGA